In Thermomicrobiales bacterium, the DNA window TCATCAAGTCAGGCGTCCTGGCGTCGGCGAGCCGCGAGCGAATGTCTTCGGCCGAATCTGCCGCGATGCCGAGCGCATGGGGTTGTCCCCCAGCGAGCTGAACGAGCGCGGACAGCATCGGCGCATTGGCATCCCAGATCTTGCCCTGCATCAACGGCGTGCCAGGCGGCACGACTTCATCACCCGTGGACAGGATTGCAACCCGCGGGACGCGGCGCACCGCGACGTGTGCGGTCCCGACCGCCGCCAGCGCTCCGACCAGCGCCGAAGACACAATCTCTCCAGCAGAAGCGACGACGGTACCCGAGACGATGTCCTCACCAGGGTTTCGGATGTTCGCGCCAGACGTGATTCCCTGAGGCACAGCGACACGGTCGCCTTCAACTCGAACCAGCTCGAATGGGACAACGGCATCTGCACCGTCAGGGACCTGCGCTCCTGTCATGATCCGGATTGCCTCGCCCGATTGAACAACCGTGTTGTTGGTTTCTCCGGCAGCCACCTGCCCCACTATCCGCAGCGTAACCGGCCCGTGGGAGCTGTCGGCTGACTGGATAGCGTAGCCATCCATTGCGGAATTGCGAAATGGAGGGATGGACACTGGTGCCACGATGTCGCCGGCCAAAGCCAGCCCCAGTGCGTCAACGAGCGGAACAGTGTGCGGCGAGAGCGGATGAACAAGGGAGAGCATGTGACCCTGCGCAACGTCGACGCCTATCGGCTCGGCGCAGGTCGCAGCAATCGGATCCCAGGTCATTCCGCTCCCGACTTTCCGGCGATCTAGAGGTTCTTCATCGCTTCGACGAGGCCACGCACTGCGTCGGCAGAATTCTGCAGCGCAGCATTCTCCGCCTCGCTCAGGCTCAGCTCA includes these proteins:
- a CDS encoding molybdopterin molybdotransferase MoeA; translated protein: MTWDPIAATCAEPIGVDVAQGHMLSLVHPLSPHTVPLVDALGLALAGDIVAPVSIPPFRNSAMDGYAIQSADSSHGPVTLRIVGQVAAGETNNTVVQSGEAIRIMTGAQVPDGADAVVPFELVRVEGDRVAVPQGITSGANIRNPGEDIVSGTVVASAGEIVSSALVGALAAVGTAHVAVRRVPRVAILSTGDEVVPPGTPLMQGKIWDANAPMLSALVQLAGGQPHALGIAADSAEDIRSRLADARTPDLMITSGGVSAGDFDMVKDVLRADGSVAVCQVRMKPGRPLAIGTINGIPMLGLPGNPAAAYVSFLQYAWPAIRRLVGVADTTLSEIDAVLTTALTDRPGRRTFMRGELTAHEGRLAVRPVLRQGSAMIRGLVDSNCLIVIPEERDRLADGELVRVQLLPGTSLTSFPHQT